The Lasioglossum baleicum chromosome 15, iyLasBale1, whole genome shotgun sequence genomic interval TCCGCTTCGTTCTCCGCGATCGTGCCTTGGTGACGCCGAACCGCTTCTTTCACTTTTGCCGCTGTCGATTTGTCTACGTCTGTTCGCACGTATATGTTCGGCACGGTGAAACATCTGTTCTGAACCAAAGCTCGTTCCGCTGCCACCAACATCTCCACCGTTCTAtccattcgagatcctgactgAAAGAATGATTACTCACCAATTATTGTGGTACGaagatacgtaaaaataaatgttttaccCTGAATACATTTGTGAGACaaataaaattgtcaatcattctcatatttttataatctcaggatttgaaaaagCATTCTTCATAAAAGGTGAAAACaagaccatttttcttctatctcgatcaccaaaggactgttgttcacatgattgtgcattctttatattgctttaaattgcataaagggaagttttattattatttagatacaGTAGTGAATCCTCGACTTATGCatgtacgtatatgtatgtattcatTTGAAAGGAAAATCCAAATAAACTATGTTCGTGGAAAattaatcactagactgtggttctttatgcaaaataaaaattgtctacatagattgcaagaaatattcactaaattgaatgttattttttcccTTAATGAGTTTCAGAGAGGAGAAATCCTATATTGGcatcttcaattaaaaaaattttttaacaattttgaatttcatctacataCTCAATTTAGCTATAaaggcataaagatccgcagtctattgatcactCATAAATAGCTAAATGCCTACGAATTGGTTCCTTGATTCGCTTCCAAGAATCTGcatatctatgaatctgcgcaAGTCAAGGACTTACTGTTTCGTACTACCCATATGTCGAACTGTTCGAAATATTTACCTTTCCAACGGGAAAATCGAATCTGCGCCATCCTTGCTCTTGCTTAATACGAAACGCCGTAGCAAGAATATGACATAAACCACCACCTGGTTTGAAATCTAAGAAACATTTCATCTGAAAATATTATCGATAGTATCAATTTCAAAACGATATTCACAAACTACATAACATTTCGTTATACTTATCGACGAGTACATACAGGAAGTCTGGTCATCGGTGgtttagaaacattttttcctaaattatctTCTTGGAATTGCAACAATTGCACTATCAAAGTAGCTAAACTTTTATTAGTAGGAGGGTCCGTTTGTACATACTGCAAAACATAAAGTATATTTACAAACAGTTCTCGATACTAGACGATATTAGACGGTAACATAAACATCTTAACGCACACAAGATTTAGAACCTATATCGTGTAAAAAATGACTCTGTTAATGTTAAAATGCAAGTAGAAACCCACGCAGTGCATAGAAAGGCACATATGCAAATTATTAAGTTTATGTACCCGAAAAATTCGTGTCGCAGTTGCATCGTTACAAAGGTGACTCCATTTTTCTGATAATAATTGTTGTGTTAGAGAAATCACAGAGAACGTATTTCAAGTAAATCAACATTAGAAAAACAACGATAAAAGCGTACAAATGATCGTAGATCGTAGAATAGTTGTTCTTGGAGGTTTGACGCCGGGTCTTTGGACGTACCTTTTTGCAGTTTTTTAACAGCCACTGTTTCACGCCGTCGAGTTGTGTGAGAATTTCTTgggattcgaaaaatttcgcaTTGGGACCTCCGTCCTTTTTTGGTCCTAATGCGAGCATCTTTTACGAAATATTCACTTGAAAAATTGTCAGATACACTGTAGGAAAGAACGCCCGTGAACCGCGTGAACGCCGCGTTTATTGCAAACATGACACGCCTCTGAAGTTAGTCGGAGCTACAGCATTTCTATGAACACACATTTCGACGCGGAAATACAGACGTTTTCAATAAATCGTTTGTAAAATTTCTTCCTCGTTcgttaataattattcattattGCAAAGAAATACTCGTTATCCGAGTAATCGTTTACATTCAACCTttcattgaaaatatttcaTCATAGAATGAAATTCTACACGCACTGAACGACGACGATTGGTAAACATGTCCTAGCACGGTCTCTACAATATAATATGGTGGATCAATGTTCTCCGAGCATACTCTGTATTTAGGTTTATTCATAACCTAAAATTATTATCGTATTGTGTCAAATTACTGAAATTTGGTATGTgactaaattttattaaaatagtatataGGGTAAAGGACTTGcaagttttttattaatttgaaagcattctgtaatttattttactgtatcgtcaaatttttctggacgattttGTTAAAAAGCAAAGTTTTGGTCCTATTTACGGGACACAAGAAATATGTTAATTTGTTTTTATGATTTTATATAAaaccattattttattatttctggtGTATCACAGTTTCCTAGCATTTTCGATAATCGGAAACGAAAAATAGCATTTTCTCGGAGAATAAGGTTTTTAACTAATGTtttctgtattttattatttaacttaTTATTTTAACTAAATAACATTTCTATCGCAGATTATATTCTATATACATGCTTCCTTTCAGGTACGATAAGTATGTCCGATGAGAACAACGTCGATATAAATAAAGAGtttgaaaatttattgtttGCCGAAGAAAATGCTCAAAACGTTGGTTACGAAGAAGGCTACGAGACTGGCAAGCAACAATTGATAAAAGGATTTCATTTGGGCTACCACAGAGCATGTTTGATAGGGGCACAGTTAGGATACTACTGCGGTATCTTGGAGCAATATCTAGACACGGATGAACCCAAAACGGAAAAAGCAGCTCTTATCGCAAAAGAACTTCTTCGAGATATTTCTAACTTTCCAAGATTCAATAGCGAAACTGTGGACTTTTTGGACAGTGTAGATAATATCAAGTTCAAATACGCCAGATTTTGTGCGTTAACGAAGATCTCTTCTTCATATCCAGAAGCAGACAAGCTTGAATTTTAACTAATTAATTATGTATGATGAACGTTTCaaggaaatattaaattttataaatatatacgaCAAGTTGATAAATTGTCATATAGTCGACTTCATTACGGATAACTTGTGGAAGCAATGTTTGCCGGATGGATTAAGACTAGAGTTAGAGAGGGACGATATAGAATGTTTTTACTGGACAGAGGATGATAGTCATCCTGTGCTTAATCAATTTATCAAACAGGCTAGGTCTCTTTCCTTACAGTCGTGTTCTACAGAAATAAACTCGAAGGATCTTGCAAATGTATTACCCATTGTTAACGATCTAAGTAAATGCAAACAGAAAGATGTAAAAACCGAATTTATGAATGTTAAAAAATCACACGAGGTTGAATGCCTCGGAAATATTGTGGGAGCAGCAGCAGCATCAACCGGAAGTTTGGTAATAGATGCTGGTGCTGGCAAAGCGTATTTGTCAACATTCTTAGCTGAAAATCATAATGTTCCTGTCCTTGCGATAGATTCTTCGCAGTCATGTTGCAAAGGAGCAACTTTTAGACAGAACAAATTAAAGAAGAGAACAAAACGTTCTCAAAATTTGGTATTTACTTTGTTTACTTTCTATACATTTCCACTTAATTATAAGATGCAAACATAAAATATAGTTTATTTTAGGTCCGATACATAGTCAACGAAATAAACGAAAACACAAACTACATAAAAATGATAAACGAACATTATCACGAATGGAAATTAGATAGAAATCTTGTATTAACTGGCTTGCATGCCTGCGGCTCTCTTACTCATTCGGTTATCAAAACATTTCTAACTACGAAAGATATACATCTTTTGTGTATCGTGCCTTGTTGTTATCACTTAACAAACGAAACGTTAAACGAGAAGATCAGTTTTTCTAAAAATGCTAGAATGCTAGCACAACAATCCATTGAAAGAAGCGCTAAAAATAAATCCGTATCCTCATCGTTGTTTTACAGAGCAGTTTTACAAGTGATACTCCATTCCATAGGTATAATACtttctttttctgttttatCGATAATTTCGGCTTTTGGTAAAACCttttattcttttttcatttcgtTTGTTAGGTGTTTATAATGCTAGAGTAGGTCGAGGAGGACCCTTGAACGATTTCCCAAGTTATGCTCTGTGGGCATTCTCAAAAATTGGAGTGGTACCAGAAAAGGTATAAGATTTTACAATTACAAACACACGAACATGTTGATTAGAAATGTTAAAAACCCCATTACCTTCTACAGATACCATCTGTGGAAACACTAGAAAGCATGTATCAATCACATAAACATTTGTCTAAACGATTTTATACGTTTCAAATGTTACGAATACACACGGGTCTCGTATTGGAAGCGGCTATCATGCTAGATAGAATATTGTTTCTACAGAAGAGTAATTTATGCTCCAAACTTGCTATATTACGTTTATTTGACCCGATTTTATCGCCTCGACATTATGGAATCGTTGCCGTCAAGTAAtacaaaaaagaagaagaatacgatattaataaaaataattgtttcataCACGGTATGATTTCTCAAATCTCGGACCACGTGAGCAATTAAATAGTTCCACAAATGCGACAACATTTGTTGTGATACACAATACATTTTTTACAGACTCGATAGAATCGTACATCATTGATTTTTGTTTGATCTGAGATAATCCATGACAGAAGTATATCCTTCTTCCTGTGCTACAGGAGCTAAAATTCCTGTTGGAGCTAGACCGCTCCTGGTCCTGCATATGCTACAATTACACAGGCCTCGACAGGCTGGACAAGCCCATTTCTGAAAATGTACAACAAACAGATTATCGTGAAACTCGAAATCAAATATAATTCGATGTTACAGAAAATGAATACAACTAAAACGCTTACAGGATCTTTTAATGCTTCCAGCGCACTTTCGCCGTATCTTCCCCTCAAACAAGGTCCACAGAACTGTCCTCTCACTCCGATACATTCTCCCGATCGACAAACCGTCTTCGTATCTAATGTTTTCTGTCTACACTGATGACAACTAGTTCCCCTAATTCTACAATATTGTTTGTTAGTACTCTTCTCCGCTATATTCGCCAACATGTGCTCAGTAATTTCGTCAACCGATGGTATGGTGTTCGGATCGTATGGTGCTTTGGTAACTGAATAACGTTTCCTTCTTCTTGTATATACATCATCGTCGTCGACATCGTATTCGTCGTGATCCTCATCGCTGTCGTCGTTATCATTATTTTTGCTGTCTTGCTCGGTTTCCTCATCTACGTCGCAGACTCCCATTTTCATCAAATCAACAAAGCGTTGAGACGATTTcgcccacggaaacaaaatcTGTAATTTTGGCTTATTTCTCTTAGACTCGTCCATGTTGTCTTTACTACGGTTTTTCGAGGCACTTCTGGTGTTGTATTTCTTCTGGAACTCAAGACGAACGCTT includes:
- the LOC143216459 gene encoding uncharacterized protein LOC143216459 codes for the protein MSDENNVDINKEFENLLFAEENAQNVGYEEGYETGKQQLIKGFHLGYHRACLIGAQLGYYCGILEQYLDTDEPKTEKAALIAKELLRDISNFPRFNSETVDFLDSVDNIKFKYARFCALTKISSSYPEADKLEF
- the LOC143216458 gene encoding uncharacterized protein LOC143216458 encodes the protein MSEDDYDHLREKNIAERNAVFAEFFKNLKTQTEEFSELKSKYSDTENVENEPPKKRRRTVSSAIGDSNFKVKSVRLEFQKKYNTRSASKNRSKDNMDESKRNKPKLQILFPWAKSSQRFVDLMKMGVCDVDEETEQDSKNNDNDDSDEDHDEYDVDDDDVYTRRRKRYSVTKAPYDPNTIPSVDEITEHMLANIAEKSTNKQYCRIRGTSCHQCRQKTLDTKTVCRSGECIGVRGQFCGPCLRGRYGESALEALKDPKWACPACRGLCNCSICRTRSGLAPTGILAPVAQEEGYTSVMDYLRSNKNQ
- the LOC143216456 gene encoding putative methyltransferase-like protein 25 is translated as MYDERFKEILNFINIYDKLINCHIVDFITDNLWKQCLPDGLRLELERDDIECFYWTEDDSHPVLNQFIKQARSLSLQSCSTEINSKDLANVLPIVNDLSKCKQKDVKTEFMNVKKSHEVECLGNIVGAAAASTGSLVIDAGAGKAYLSTFLAENHNVPVLAIDSSQSCCKGATFRQNKLKKRTKRSQNLVRYIVNEINENTNYIKMINEHYHEWKLDRNLVLTGLHACGSLTHSVIKTFLTTKDIHLLCIVPCCYHLTNETLNEKISFSKNARMLAQQSIERSAKNKSVSSSLFYRAVLQVILHSIGVYNARVGRGGPLNDFPSYALWAFSKIGVVPEKIPSVETLESMYQSHKHLSKRFYTFQMLRIHTGLVLEAAIMLDRILFLQKSNLCSKLAILRLFDPILSPRHYGIVAVK